In Myripristis murdjan chromosome 2, fMyrMur1.1, whole genome shotgun sequence, a genomic segment contains:
- the LOC115371851 gene encoding cyclic nucleotide-gated channel cone photoreceptor subunit alpha-like — MLLVTRSCFNELQYTNTTTWMVLDYISDALYYVDTFVRARTGFLEQGLLVKDAKVLKENYMKTTQFKLDIISMIPTDIVFLKIGIDNPEWRFNRLFKLGRLFEFFDRTETRTNFPNIFRIANLVLYIIIIIHWNACLYFAVSKVLGFGSDTWVYPDIRDPVNGRLARQYIYCFYWSTLTLTTIGETPPPIQDVEYLFVVCDFLTGVLIFATIVGNVGAMISNMNAARAEFQAKIDSIKQYMQFRKVTKDLEVRVVKWFDYLWTEEKTCDEKQVLRNLPDKLKAEIAINVHLETLSKVRIFQDCEAGLLVELVLKLQPQVFSPGDYICKKGDIGREMYIIKEGKLAVVADDGVTQFVVLSDGAYFGEISILGIKGSKAGNRRTANIRSVGYSDLFALSKDDLMEALIEYPDAKKALEEKGRAILMKDNLIDESAANASSDAKDMEVKVDQLQANLDVMLLKLSKVTEQYESHQRKIKQRLSNMENQVRTLRVDG; from the exons ATGTTGCTGGTGACAAG GTCTTGTTTCAATGAACTgcagtacacaaacacaacaacatggatGGTTCTTGACTACATCTCAGATGCCCTTTATTATGTAGACACCTTCGTGAGGGCCAGGACAG GTTTTCTGGAGCAAGGACTGCTTGTGAAAGATGCAAAGGTCCTGAAAGAAAACTACATGAAGACAACACAGTTCAAATTAGACATAATATCAATGATTCCCACTGATATTGTCTTCCTCAAAATTGGTATCGACAACCCAGAGTGGAGGTTCAACCGTCTCTTCAAACTGGGCCGCCTCTTTGAGTTTTTTGACCGAACCGAAACTCGGACGAACTTCCCCAACATCTTCCGAATCGCTAACCTTGTGCtttatatcatcatcatcatccactgGAATGCTTGCCTCTATTTCGCCGTCTCCAAAGTCCTTGGCTTCGGCTCGGATACCTGGGTGTATCCAGACATTAGGGACCCTGTGAACGGACGCCTGGCCAGACAGTATATCTATTGCTTTTACTGGTCCACACTCACACTGACCACCATTGGAGAGACACCACCCCCCATCCAAGATGTCGAATACCTGTTTGTGGTTTGTGACTTCCTCACTGGCGTCCTGATCTTTGCTACCATCGTGGGAAACGTCGGTGCTATGATCTCCAACATGAATGCTGCTCGTGCAGAGTTCCAGGCCAAGATTGACTCCATCAAGCAGTACATGCAGTTTCGTAAAGTCACCAAAGACCTGGAGGTGAGGGTGGTGAAGTGGTTTGACTACCTCtggacagaggaaaaaacatgcGATGAGAAACAGGTGCTGAGGAACCTGCCGGACAAGCTGAAGGCTGAGATCGCCATCAATGTCCATCTGGAGACATTGAGCAAAGTACGCATCTTTCAGGACTGTGAGGCAGGTTTGCTTGTTGAGCTGGTCCTAAAGCTTCAGCCGCAGGTCTTCAGTCCTGGTGACTACATCTGTAAGAAGGGTGACATTGGCAGGGAAATGTATATCATCAAAGAAGGAAAGCTGGCTGTGGTAGCAGACGATGGGGTCACCCAGTTTGTCGTCCTCAGCGATGGGGCATACTTTGGGGAAATCAGCATCCTCGGTATCAAGGGCAGTAAGGCGGGCAACCGAAGAACCGCCAATATCCGAAGTGTTGGCTACTCTGATCTCTTCGCCCTGTCCAAGGATGATCTAATGGAGGCACTAATTGAGTACCCTGATGCTAAAAAGGCCCTGGAGGAGAAGGGAAGGGCGATCCTGATGAAAGACAATCTCATAGACGAGTCAGCCGCCAACGCTAGCTCTGATGCCAAAGACATGGAGGTTAAGGTCGATCAGTTGCAAGCGAACTTAGACGTCATGTTGCTCAAACTCAGCAAGGTGACAGAACAATATGAATCCCACCAACGTAAAATCAAGCAGCGCCTCAGCAATATGGAGAATCAGGTCCGAACCCTCAGAGTGGATGGCTGA
- the kpnb3 gene encoding importin-5, whose translation MAEQQQFYLLLGNLMSPDNTARKQAEETYDTIPGPNKITFLLQAIRDASATEEVKQMAAVLLRRLLSSSFEEIYPGLTLEMQTAIKTELLTSIQQETSPNIRKKVCDIAAELSRNLIDDDGNNQWPELLKFLFDSVNSQNVGLREAALHIFWNFPGIFGNQQQHYMEVIKRMLVQCMQDQENPQIRTLAARAAASFVLSNESNTALLKHFSDLLPGILQAVNESCYQGDDSVLKSLVEIADTAPKYLRPNLEATLQLSLKLCADTNLTNMQRQLALEVIVTLSETAAAMLRKHTAIVSQSVPQMLAMMVDLEEDEEWAMADELEDDDFDSNAVAGESALDRIACGLGGKIVLPMIKQHIMQMLQNPDWKYRHAGLMALSAIGEGCHQQMEAILNEIVSFVLLFCSDPHPRVRYAACNAIGQMATDFAPTFQKKFHDKVISALLQTMEDQSNPRVQAHAAAALINFTEDCPKSLLIPYLDNLVQHLHVIMVAKLQELIQKGTKLVLEQVVTSIASVADTAEEKFVPYYDLFMPSLKHIVENAVQKELRLLRGKTIECISLIGLAVGKEKFMPDASAVMQLLLKTQTDFNDLEDDDPQISYMISAWARMCKILGKEFQQYLPVVMGPLMKTASIKPEVALLDTQDMENISEDDGWEFVNLGDQQSFGIKTAGLEEKATACQMLVCYAKELKEGFVEYTEQVVKLMVPLLKFYFHDGVRVAAAESMPLLLECARVRGPEYLTQMWHFMCDALIKAIGTEPDSDVLSEIMHSFAKCIELMGDGCLNNEHFEELGGILKGKLEEHFKNQELRQAKRQDEDYDEQVEETLQDEDENDVYILTKVSDILHSVFSSYKEKVLPWFEQLLQLIVQLICPNRPWADRQWGLCIFDDVVEHCSPSSFKYAEYFLRPMLQSLCDSSPEVRQAAAYGVGVMAQYGGENYRPFCTEAIPLLVGVIQAAESRSKENVNATENCISAVGKVMRFRPECANVNEILPHWLGWLPLNEDKEEAVHTFDFLCDLIETNNPIILGPDNSNLPKIFLIIAEGVANESVKSEDACSKRLAHVIRQVQASGGLWTQCVSTLNETQQKAIQDLLNAA comes from the exons GAGACATATGATACCATCCCTGGCCCGAACAAGATCACATTCTTGCTGCAGGCCATTAGAGATGCATCTGCCACTGAGGAG GTTAAACAGATGGCGGCGGTGCTGCTGCGGCGGCTGCTGTCCTCGTCCTTCGAAGAGATCTACCCCGGCCTGACACTGGAGATGCAGACGGCCATCaagacagagctgctgaccAGCATCCAGCAGGAGACTTCACCCAATATCCGCAAGAAGGTCTGCGACATCGCCGCCGAGCTCTCTCGCAACCTCATTG ATGATGACGGGAACAACCAGTGGCCAGAGTTGCTCAAGTTTCTATTTGATTCAGTCAACTCCCAGAACGTCGGCCTGCGAGAAGCTGCCCTGCACATATTCTG GAACTTCCCAGGAATCTTTGGcaaccagcagcagcattacATGGAGGTCATCAAGCGCATGCTAGTACAATGCATGCAGGACCAGGAGAACCCACAG ATTCGCACCCTGGCGGCTCGGGCTGCTGCTTCCTTTGTTCTGTCCAATGAAAGCAACACGGCGCTGCTGAAACACTTCTCTGATCTGCTGCCAGGCATCCTGCAG GCAGTGAACGAGTCCTGCTACCAGGGAGACGACTCTGTGCTCAAGTCCTTGGTGGAAATCGCTGATACAGCTCCTAAATACCTGAGACCCAACCTGGAGGCCACCCTGCAGCTCAGTCTGAAG CTATGTGCAGACACCAACCTGACAAACATGCAGAGGCAGTTGGCGTTGGAAGTCATCGTCACCCTGTCTGAGACGGCAGCAGCGATGCTGAGGAAACATACGGCCATTGTTTCTCAGAGTG TGCCCCAGATGCTCGCTATGATGGTGGATctagaggaggatgaggagtgGGCCATGGCTGACGAGCTGGAGGATGATGACTTTGACAG TAATGCGGTGGCTGGGGAGAGCGCTCTTGACAGGATCGCCTGTGGTTTGGGGGGAAAGATCGTCCTGCCAATGATCAAACAGCACATCATGCAGATGCTACAGAACC cTGACTGGAAGTACCGCCACGCCGGGCTGATGGCGCTGTCGGCCATTGGCGAGGGCTGCCACCAACAGATGGAGGCCATCCTCAACGAGATCGTCAGCTTCGTCCTGCTCTTCTGCTCTGACCCT caTCCTAGAGTGCGCTATGCTGCTTGCAACGCGATTGGACAGATGGCCACAGACTTCGCCCCCACCTTCCAAAAGAAATTCCATGACAAG GTAATCTCAGCCCTGCTTCAGACCATGGAGGACCAGAGTAACCCTCGGGTGCAGgcacatgctgctgctgccctcatCAACTTCACTGAGGACTGTCCCAAATCACTGCTCATCCCCTACCTGGACAACCTGGTGCAGCACCTCCACGTCATCATGGTGGCCAAACTCCAAGAG CTGATCCAGAAAGGCACCAAACTCGTCCTGGAGCAGGTAGTGACATCCATCGCCTCGGTTGCTGACACGGCTGAGGAGAAGTTTGTGCCCTACTACGACCTTTTCATGCCTTCGCTGAAACACATCGTAGAAAACGCGGTGCAGAAGGAGCTGCGGCTGCTGCGCGGCAAGACCATCGAGTGCATCAGCCTCATCGGTCTGGCCGTGGGCAAAGAGAAG TTCATGCCAGATGCCTCGGCTGTGATGCAGCTTCTCCTCAAGACCCAGACAGATTTTAATGATCTGGAAGACGACGATCCTCAG aTCTCGTACATGATCTCAGCCTGGGCGAGGATGTGTAAAATCCTGGGGAAGGAGTTTCAGCAGTACCTGCCAGTCGTGATGGGCCCCTTGATGAAGACGGCCTCCATCAAGCCAGAGGTGGCCCTCCTCGACA CCCAGGACATGGAGAACATATCAGAGGATGACGGATGGGAGTTTGTCAACCTGGGAGACCAGCAGAGCTTCGGCATCAAGACGGCCGGCCTGGAGGAGAAGGCCACCGCCTGTCAGATGCTG gTGTGCTACGCCAAAGAGCTGAAGGAGGGTTTTGTGGAATACACAGAGCAGGTGGTGAAGCTGATGGTGCCACTACTGAAGTTCTACTTTCATGATG GTGTCCGGGTGGCGGCAGCTGAGTCCATGCCCCTGCTGCTGGAGTGTGCGCGGGTTCGTGGCCCAGAGTACCTGACCCAGATGTGGCACTTTATGTGCGATGCCCTCATCAAGGCCATCGGAACAGAACCCGACTCAGATGTCCTGTCGGAAATCATGCATTCATTTGCCAAG TGTATTGAGTTGATGGGAGACGGCTGCCTGAACAATGAGCATTTTGAGGAGCTGGGTGGCATTTTGAAGGGAAAGCTGGAGGAGCATTTTAAGAACCAGGAGCTCAGACAAG CCAAGAGACAGGACGAAGACTATGATGAGCAGGTGGAGGAAACATTACAAGATGAG GATGAAAATGACGTTTACATCCTGACGAAGGTGTCAGACATCTTGCACTCAGTCTTCAGTAGTTACAAAGAGAAGGTCCTTCCTTGGtttgagcagctgctgcagctcatcgTCCAGCTAATA TGTCCCAACAGGCCCTGGGCCGACAGACAGTGGGGTTTGTGTATCTTTGACGATGTGGTGGAGCACTGCAGTCCCTCTTCTTTTAAATATGCTGAGTATTTCCTGCGGCCGATGCTGCAGTCGCTATGTGACTCGAGCCCTGAGGTCCGGCAGGCGGCAGCTTACGGCGTCGGTGTCATGGCTCAGTACGGAGGAGAGAACTACCGGCCATTCTGCACAG AGGCCATCCCGCTGCTTGTGGGAGTGATCCAGGCAGCCGAATCACGCTCCAAGGAGAACGTCAACGCCACAGAGAACTGCATCTCCGCTGTCGGGAAAGTAATGAGGTTCAGGCCAGAGTGTGCCAACGTTAACGAGATCCTCCCCCACTGGCTGGGCTGGCTGCCACTCAacgaggacaaggaggaggctGTGCACACGTTCGACTTTCTGTGTGACCTCATCGAAAC caacAATCCCATCATCCTCGGACCAGACAATTCCAACCTTCCCAAAATATTCCTCATCATCGCAGAGGGAGTAGCCAACGAGTCAGTTAAGAGCGAAGATGCATGCAGCAAACGGCTGGCACACGTCATCCGCCAAGTTCAG GCTTCAGGAGGACTATGGACGCAGTGTGTATCGACGCTGAATGAGACGCAGCAGAAAGCCATACAGGACCTCCTCAACGCTGCTTGA